DNA from Candidatus Aminicenantes bacterium:
GTTTTGGGGAGGCGCAATGGGGATGTCAATCACTTGCCCCGCTTAACCGTGATCCTGATCCCCTTCCTTGTGATGGAGATTCTCATTCTTAAAGAGCCCGATTACGGCACGTTTTTTCTCTTGGCCTTGATCGCGGTGGCCATGTTGTTTGTGGCCGGCTTGAAGTTGCGTTACCTTTTTGTATTTGCTGCGGCGGCCATGCCGGTCGCTTACTTGCTGCTGCGCCTGGATCCAGAGAAAATGCAACGCATCCTGGCCTTTCTCAATCCGGAAAAGTTTTTGAGCACATTCAATTTCCAGGCCGTTCAATCCCTCTATGCCGTCGGTTCCGGGGGTATTTTCGGTCAAGGGCTGGGCAGTTCGACCCAGAAACTTTTTTTCCTTCCTTACGCCTATACGGATTTTATTTTCGCCATTATCGCCGAAGAAGTGGGTCTCATCGGCTGCTTGCTGGTAATCGGATTGTTCGGCCTGTTTTTGAAGCGCGGCCTGAACATCGCGCGCAATTCCGGCCACCGCCAGGCCTACCTGCTGGTCACGGGGTTGACCTTTCTGCTGGTGGCGCAAGCTTTTGTCAACATCTCGGTCACCATAGGCATTTTTCCCACCAAAGGCATTGCGCTGCCGTTTATCTCGATTGGCGGCAGCTCCCTGATTTCGGCGATGCTGATCGCGGGAATTATCACTAACGTTTCCAGGCACGGAAAAACGGTGTTTGCCAATGATTAAATACAGTCGAATCAAGCGGGTGCACTTTACCGGTATCGGCGGGGCGGGCATGTCCGGCATTGCCGAGGTATTGCACAACATGGGTTTTCTGGTCAGCGGGTCCGATATAGCCGAAGGCAGTGCTGTAAAGCGTTTTCAAAGGATGGGCATTCCCGTTGCGATCGGTCACAATGCCCTGAACCTGGACGATGCGGAAACCCTGGTTTACTCAAGTGCCATTCGCAAAGACAATGTTGAACTGGTGGAAGCGAGGCGTCGCCGCATCCCCGTGATCCCCCGTGCGGAAATGCTGGGTGAGTTGATGCGCTTGAAGTTCTCTATCGCCGTAGCGGGTACACACGGAAAAACCACCACCACGTCGATGATCGCGACCATTCTTCATTTCGCCGGTCTGGATCCCACCTACGTGGTGGGTGGGCGCTTAAAAACCGAGGAAAGCGGAGCCAAACTGGGTCGATCCGATTACCTGATCGCCGAAGCCGACGAATCGGACGGAAGTTTTCTGCAGCTTTTTCCAACCGTTGCGGTTATCAACAACATCGAGGACGATCACCTGGATCATTACGGAGATATGGACCATCTTCTCACGGCTTTCACCACCTTTGGAGACCGGGTGCCCTTTTACGGTTCAATTGTACTCAACAGTGATTGTCCCAATTGCCGGCGTATTTATCCGCAACTGAACAAGAGGGTGCGCAGCTTCGGTCTGGGGGAAAGTGCGTCCGTAAGGGGCCGGGTTATGGAGGAATCGCTGTTTCGCACCAGTTTCGAGCTCTTGTTGGATGGCGAATCCCATGGCGAAGCGGTGATCAACGTGGGCGGGCGTCATAACATCATGAACGCACTCGCCGCTTCAGCCTCTTGCCTGGAGGTCGGGCTGGATACGCCACAGATTCTTGACGGCCTGGAAAAATTTTACCTGCCTGAAAGGCGGTTTCAGGTGCTGTTTCGTTCCCACGATTTCCTGGTGGTGGACGACTACGCCCACCACCCAACTGAAATAAGGGCGACCCTGGACACGTTGAAAAAGGGTGACTACCGTCGCATAATCGCGGTTTTTCAACCGCATCGTTACACACGGTTGCAGTTGTTGCAAGAGGGTTTTGCGGCAGCGTTCGCGGGAATCAGCCAAGTCCTGGTGGCGCCTCCGTATGCCGCCGGTCAAAAGGCGATTCCCGGTGTCAGCGGCATGACATTGGCGCAACGGGTCGACCAACTCAGCGGCACATCTTCGCGATTCCTGGAGGATTTTAACGCCATTACCGCCTATCTGGAAAAAGAGATCTGTTGCGGGGATGCGGTGGTGTTCCTTTCCGCCGGTGATTTGAGCCACCTGGCCCATGATTTTGCCGCGCGCATGGAGAGGTTCAGCCGATGAGGGAATTATCCGGAGTGGGGATTCGCGGCGAAGCGGAGTTTTTCCGCCGCGTCAACAACCGCACCCTGACCCGGCAAAAACGCATCCGTACCATCCAGGTCCGTGGGCTGCACGTGGTCCTGATTCTGATGGTGCTGGGCATGGGCGCCATGCTGGCCTGGCGGGCCGCGGATTTCCTGTTTACCTGGAAGCGGCTGGATGTGCAGTCTTTCCACCTGGTAAATCCTCCCCACTATGAGCGGGAGCGCGTTCACCAGATGGTTAAGCGCTATCGAGGCAATATCCTTGTCCTTGATTTTCACGACTTGCGCAGAGAGTTAATGCAATTGCGTGAGGTCCGTTCCGTGTCATTGACACGGCGTTTGCCGTCCACGGTGGAAGTGAATTTTGAATTGCGCACGCCGGTTTTTCAGTTCGATCGCAACGGGCAACACATGATCATTGATCGTGATGGCGTGGTACTGGAACAGAGCCGTGAACCCCAAAGCGGGCTGATCACGGTCCGGCACTTAAATGAATCGGATCTGCCGCGCTTGACCCCCTATCTGGCGGAGTTGGAAACCGTCCGTGACCAGGTGGAATACGTGGGCATGGATTCATTTCACCGCGTGGTAATCAAATGGCGGGGCCTCCCCGAGTTGGTCTATCCCCCGGCCCGGGACCTCTTACTGCGTCTTCGGGAGTACACGCAATGGAAAAGCCGCCTGGGACTTCACCGCGATATCCGCTACGTAGACTTAAGATTTGAAAACCGCTTTTATTTTGCATACAGGCAGGAGGCCTGAGGACCATGAAAGACAACTACCTGGTGGGAATCGACATCGGAACCAAAAAAATCTGCACCATCATCGGCCAGGTCAAAGCGGACAACGGCCAGGAAGAAATGGAAGTCATCGGCTATGGCATGGCGGAAACCAACGGGGTGCGCAAAGGCGTTATCGTGGATATGCAGGGAACCGTGGAGTCCATCCGCCGTTCCGTCAAGGAAGCAGAGATTACCGCGGGAGTGGAGGCGGAATCGGCTTACGTGAATATCTCCGGCAGCCACATCCAGTCCATCAACGCCAAGGGCAGCATCAACATCACCGGCCGCAATCGCGAAATCAGCAAAGACGATGTGGACCGGGCCGTAACCCACGGCAGCAGCATTATGCTCCCCAATGACAAGGATATCCTGCATGTGTTGACCCAGGAGTTTATCGTGGATTCTCAGGAGGGCATTAAAAACCCCATCGGCATGATCGGAACCAACCTGGAGGTCTACATCCACATCGTCACGGCTTCACTGACGGCAACCAAAAACCTTTTGATCTGCTTAAAGAAGGCCAAGATGGATGTGATTCGCATGGTCCTGTCTCATATCGCCACCGCGGAGTCGGTACTGATGCCGGATGAAAAGGAGCTGGGTGTCGCCCTCATCGATATCGGCGCTGGGACCACCGACATCGCGGTCTTTGAAAAAGGAGCATTGAGCTATTCAGCCACCATCGGTGTCGGTGGAGACAACTTCACCAATGACCTGGCCATCGGTACCCGTACTCCCATTGATCGGGCGGAGATGATTAAACGCAAATACGGCTGCGGCATGGATCCCGACTGGAAAAACCAGAACATCGAGATCCCCAGCGTGGGTGGCAAGAAGCGCCGCTGCATTTCCGTAGCCTTGCTCACGGATATTCTCAAACCGCGTGCGGAAGAGATATTCGAAATGGCCAAGGAAAAGATCGATTCCCAGGGTTTGTCCAATTCCATCAATGCCGGGGTGGTGATTACCGGAGGTTCGGCGCAATTGGAAGGATTGATCGAGATCGCCGATGATATTTTTGCCGCTCCTGTGCGTGTTGGCCGGCCTTTTGGCCTGGGAGGACTGATCGATAAAGTCAACTCCCCCGATTTCGCCACGGCCACGGGTTTGATTAAATATGGAATGCTTGACCTGAAAGATAGAGGAATTCTGAAGCAGAAGCCGGAAGGCTTTTTCCAGCGGGTCAAACGCCAGCTGGGATTCTAGGAGGGTGTCATGGCAGATCAAGTGCGAATCACTTACGCCAAGGAAAAGGCGAAAAAAGGCGCGGTATTGAAGGTGGTCGGCGTGGGCGGCGCCGGAGGCAATGCCGTCAACCGCATGATTGCTGAAGGATTGCAGGGAGTGGAGTTTGTTGCTATCAATACGGATATCCAGGATCTCTCCAACATCAAATCCCCTGCGCAAACCCTGCAGATCGGAGAGAAAATCACCCGTGGTCTGGGAACGGGGTCCAATGCCGAAGTCGGAATGCAGGCCGCTCTGGAGAGCACCGAGGCCATCATTGACCTGCTGGAAGGGGCCAATATGGTCTTTATCACGGCCGGCATGGGCGGAGGAACGGGTACCGGTGCATCACAAGTGGTGGCCAATCACGCCTCTTCCATGGGCGTGTTGACCGTGGCGGTAGTGACCCGGCCGTTTGAGTTCGAAGGCCAGTCCCGCAGTGAAGTGGCGGAAATGGGTATCCAGGGACTGATGAGCAGTGTGGACGCCATTATCGTGATTCCCAACCAGCGCTTGTTCGAACTGGAGGACGCGGACGTATCCTACAAAGACGCTTATAAACAGGTCGATGAGATCCTGCTGAAAGCGGTGCAGGGCATTTCTGATATTATCAACAGCCCGGGGTACCAGAACGTGGATTTCGCCGACGTGCGCGCGGCCATGAGTGAAAAGGGGATGACGCTTATGGGCACCGGAGAAGCCAAGGGAGAAAACCGTGCCGAGGAAGCCACGCGCAAAGCCCTGACTTCGCCTCTTCTGGATAATGTTTCTATTGACGGCGCGACCGGCATCTTGTACAACATAACCGCGGCCTCGAACCTGACGCTCAAGGAGATCGGTTTGATTTCCGAGATTATCAAGGGCAATAGCGCTCCGACGGCCAAAGTGAAATTCGGTATCGTGGACGATGAAGGTATGGGGGATGTTCTCCGGGTTACTGTGATTGCCACGGGATTCAACGATGAGTCCAAACGCAACTATTTGCGTTTCAAAGCCAAACCCACGCCGCCCCCGGCACGTCCCAGAACCCCGATCCAGGTGCCGCGGCCGGAACCCGCTATAGAGGATGAAGCACGGGAACCTGAGCGTTACGTGTTCAGAAAACGTGAATCATCGGTTAACCTGGCCGAAAATATCGAGTATATCAACGACAGCAGTCTGCCCAGCATGGCGCCGAATCCGGAAGACTTTGAAGATATTCTGGATGTCCCCGTGTTTCAGCGCCCCAAGGTAACGGAGAGGAAATGACTGAAATCACCCTGTTGATCCGCAATGTCCGTGAACTGGTCAATCCCGCCCACGACACAGTCGTTCGGGGGGGGCGGCTTAACTCACTGCGCCTGTCCCGCGATGTCTGGATCGGCGCCCAGGGCGAGCATATCCGCTTTGTGGGCTTTGAAACCGATTTCAAAGAAAATTGCCGCCTGGCCCCGGACGCGGTGGAGATCGATGGTTCCGACATGGTTGCCTTTCCCGGTTTTGTGGATCCCCACACCCACCTGCCCTTCGGAGGCACCCGCCAGGAGGAGTTCCGCCTCAAGTTGCAGGGAGTGGATTACCGCGAAATCGCGCGCCAGGGAGGCGGCATCAAGCGCACTGTCGCGGACACCCGGGCCATGACCCGGGAGCAGCTGGCCGCATCCGTGGAAAAGCGACTGGACCGGATGCTTCTTTCCGGAACCACCACCTGCGAAGCCAAGAGCGGTTACGGATTGGACCGGGATACAGAGATCAAACAACTCGAAGTCATCGATGCGGTCAACGAGTTTCATCCGGTTGAACTGGTGCCCACATTTATGGGCGCCCACGAAATCCCCGAGGAATTCGTTGGGCGAAACCGCGATTTCATTGACTTCCAGGTCCGGGAAGTCATGCCCGGAGTGCGTGAGCGAAATCTTGCCGAATTTGCCGATATCTTTTGTGAGGAAGGTGTGTTCTCCGTTGATGAAGCCGCGGAGTACCTGGACCGTGCCAGGGAAGTGGGATTCAAGCTTAAGATTCACGCCGATGAATTTACTTCCAACGGCGCCGCTAAACTGGCTGTGGATAAGGGGGCCCGCTCCGCCGAGCATCTCATTGCCATGACACCCGATGAGATCTCCGCCATCAGCGCCTCGGACACCGCGTGTATTTTTCTTCCCGGGGTTTCTTTCTTTTTGCGCATGTCAAAGTATGCACCGGCGCGATCCGTGATCAGTGAGAACGGTATCGTGGCCCTGGGCAGCGATTTCAATCCCGGCAGCTCCATGATTTCCTCCCAACTGTTTATTTTTCACCTGGGGGTGTTTCATCTGGGTTTGACCATCGAAGAAGCCTTGAACGCGGTCACCATTAACGCCGCCTATGCCATTGACCGCCAGGACTCCGTTGGGTCCCTGGTACCGGGAAAGAAAATGGATGTTCTGTTGGCGGACATTCCAGATTACAGCTACCTGGCTTATCACCCGGGGTTGATGCCATGGCACACCATCGTGAAATCCGGTGAAGTCGTGGTACAGGATTATCAACCCCTTTTCAACCGCTGACTTGCCGGGGGAGGTGACAATGATTCGTCAACCTGCTGTTGCCGGAATGTTTTATCCCGGCGATGCCGTCCAACTCCGCCGGCAGGTTGAGTCCATGATCCCCCCGGCACAGAGTGAAGTGCCGGTACTGGGTATCGTAGCGCCTCACGCCGGTTATATCTATTCCGGAGCTTGTGCCGGACGCGCCTGGTCCGGCGTGATTCCCAAAGACACAGTGGTGGTGTTGGGCGTGAATCACCGTGGAAGCGGTGCGCCCCTGGCGGTGGACAACCACGAAGCCTGGCGCACGCCGCTGGGTGATGTGTCGGTCGACCTGGAACTCGCCGAGATGCTGGCGGGCGAGGCTCCCATATTCACCCTGGATGACCGGGCCGGACTGGAAGAACACTCTCTGGAAGTCCAGGTGCCCTTTATCCAGGTAATTTCACCCCGGGTCGCCATTCTGCCCATTGTCGTCGGCGCCGTGGATCTGGAAACCGTTCTTGAGGCCGGCCGCATGTTGGCCGGAATTCTCTTTTCCAGGCGACCGAATCTGACCCTGGTCGCATCTACCGACATGAGTCATTATATTCGGGCGGAAGAGGCCCAACGCCTGGACCGCCGGGCCATTGATCGCATTCTAGCCCTGGATCCGGAAGGGTTGTTCCGGGAAGTGGTTGGCAAGCGCATATCCATGTGCGGCGTGGCGCCTACCGTCATGCTGTTGGCGGCCGCCAGGGAAATCGGGGCTACCCGGGTGGAGGAGGTCTGCTACACCCATTCCGGAATCGTGACCGGTGATGATTCCGAAGTCGTGGCGTACTGGAGCGGACGCATTCTGCGCTGATCCATGTCCAAACGCCTGGCTTTTGAACGCTACCTCTGGGTGCACAACCGCTTGAAACGGGGTGGTTATCTGTCTCTGGCCGCTTTCATGGAAGCGTTTGAAATTTCCCGCCGCCAGGCCGCACGCGACATTGAATTCATGCGCGACTTCTTTCGTGCCCCGATCGAATATTCAGCCCTGGATCGGGGGTATGCTTATGCGGATGACTCCTTTGAACTTCCCGGGATGTGGATCTCAGAGGAGGAGATTGTCGCTTTGCTGGTAACCAAGCGACTGGCTACTGTGATTCCCGACGAAACCACCCGCACGCGGGTGTTTTGTTTCTTTGACCAGGTAAACGCCCGGACCGGCCTGGATCTGCATGAATTGGAGGATCGCATCTCGCTGAAAAACATCCAGGTCCACCGCGTCCGCACCGGAATCTTCTCTACTGTTGTGTACGCCATGGGGCGGCGGCGCAAACTGCGGTTGCTGTATCGCTCCCCCTGGGGGGGTAAAGAAACCGAACGAATGGTGGCGCCCCTGCATTTGTTGCTCTACATGGGGAACTGGCATCTTCTGGGTTATTGCGAGGTGCGACGGGGGGTAAGGGATTTCGTGCTTTCCCGCATCATTTCCATTGAACTCACGGATGAGCGTGTCAGTGATGAGCAATGGGAAATTCCGATCGCCGATCAATTGGAACGCAATTACGGGATTTTTTTTGACGGCCCTCCCGTGCGAGTGCGCCTGCGTTTCCGGCCCCGTGCGGCAGCCCTTGTGCGGGACCAGGTCTGGTATCCCGGCCAGCAGGTTGAGGAGCATCCGGATGGATCGGTTGACTTGTCTTTCCCGGTCGCGGATTTTCGGGAAATTACCGGGGATGTGTTGCGTTTCGGCGCGGAAGTGGAAGTGATCGCCCCGGAGGAATTGCGCCGCCAGGTGGCGGAGACCGCCGCCGCGGTCACCGCCCGCTATCGGGATTAACCCGGGTCAGCCGGCCTGGGCCTGGCCACGGCAGATTAGTTGATTGGGTTCTCTTCCATTCTGTGTGGGTTGGGGGATTATTCTTATTTGAAAAAGGGAAAAGGCTGTAGGTGAGTACCCTTTCGCGAATGGGGTAGGGTCTTACATTCATATAACTTGAGGCCGGCGGGGGAATTGCGTTGGTTATGTATGGCCCGACCGCTGAGAATCGAGTTTCCCACTGGAGCGGTGTAACATATAAGGTTGCTGATCCGGGGTGGGGGGGGTTATGGTTGTTTGTTCTTTTCGGGGAGGGATTGGGCTTCGAACAGGAGACGCAGGCAATGGGCGTTGAGGCTTTCGCCGTGACGCAGGGCGTCGATGGCCAGCTCCTTGTGTAAATCCTTGCCGACTCTCAGAACGAACTTGCCGGAGTACTCTTTGCCCGCGGTTTCGGCGGGTAGCGGCTCGCCGTCCCGCTCGTATATCTTTATCCACTCATCTACCACCCGGCAGAGTTCCCGGTACACCTCGGCTTCATCATCTCCATGAACACCACCGAGCATCAACCCGGGACACGTGCCGATGTAGCAACGATCTTCTTCCGACCACTCGATAATTTTGAGATATCTGTCACTCTTTTTCATTCCGTCACCTCTTGAATGGCTCTGCCGACATCGCGCTCCTGGTACTTCTTCGCGTCTTGCGAAGGGTTTCCGCTGAGAGTTATCTTCGTGCCTTTCGGGTGTGTGAAGTTGCGGTGACTTCTCTTGCCGCCGCGATCAACGAATCCCGCTTTTTTCAAGTCACGAATCAACTCTCTGATTTTTCTTGGCACAACAATATAGTACTATAATGGTACTGCGTTTGTCGATGGCGGGGAGATTGGATATGAAGATTCCCTTAAGCAGCGGCAGTTTGTTTGCAAGATTGAGAAGACGGTGTATCGCGGTGTTGTTTTTTGCGGGACATTTCCATGGATCATTCCGTCATTGGGCGGATGATGAAGAGCAGGTCACCGGCGTTGACCGGCTGTCCGGAGGTCATGTTGATGCGCTCCACACGGAAACGCGTATCGGGTGAATAGCGTGTGGATGTTTCGGTGTTGAACCCGGCCAGGGTGACCTGGGTGAACTGTTTCATGGCCTCCAGCAGACACAGGGGGTGGTTCACGTCCACGACATCTCCGACCTGCACGAATTCCGGTTCATTGGGAGAGGGGGTCAGGTAAAAAACCCCGGTGGAAGGGCTGAGTACTTTCAGGTTCAAAGAATCCGGTATCCGCAGTGACACGTCTCCACCTGCGGCCACGCCCGCGGCCGTTTCGGTTTCCCGGATCAATTCCACCGTGTCCAGACGGCGGGTGAATTGCTCCAGGAAGTTCGTGGAGAAATCACCTTTTCGGAAATCCGCGTCGGCCAGGATGCGCCGCAACAGGGGAATGTTGGTGGGAATTCCCTGGATATCCACCCCGGCCAACCACTTCAGCATGCGATTTACGGCTTGTTCACGGTTCCGGCCGTGCGCGATGGCCTGGATAATGAGGCTGTCGTAATAAGGCGAGATCGTACGACCTTCTGCGGCTATGGTGATGATTCGGATTCCGCGTTGTTCCGGCAGACGACAGCTTGTGATGGTTCCCGGGGTGGAGACAAAACTCATGCGGCCTTTTGCGTCCATTACCGGCTTTTCCGCGTTGATGCGGACCTCCAGAGCGTGCCCCTCATTTTTTACTCTCACGTTTTTCAACCGCTTCCCCTCGGCGATGCGGAACTGGGCGTCCACGATATCAATGCCGCTGACAACTTCGGTGACCGGGTGTTCCACCTGGAGGCGGGTATTCATCTCCATGAAATAAACGGCCGGTCCGTCCAGGTCGAGAATGAACTCCACCGTGCCCGCACCCACATAGTTGATGGCGTCGCAGAGCCTGGCGGCGGCATCCCGCACGCTCCGCTCCAGTTCGACGGGCAGCAGGGTGGAGGCGGATTCTTCAACCAGTTTCTGGTTGTTGCGCTGCACCGAACAATCCCTGATGCCCGGAATCACCAGGTTACCATGGCAATCACGCAGGACCTGGACTTCTATGTGGCGCAGGCGGGTGATGAACTTCTCCAGGTAGATGTCGCCGTTGCCGAAGGCGTTATGTGCTTCGGTTGAGATCTGCATGAATGCCTGGTGGATGGCGTCAGCGTCCCGAACCACTCGGATGCCTTTACCGCCACCCCCGTGAACGGCTTTGAGCAGGACCGGGTAGCCGGTTTCCGCAGCGACCCTGGCTGCATGCGCGGAATCCGCGAGAATCCCGTGGCTGCCCGGCACAACCGGCACCCCGTGCCTTTGCGCCGTCTGAATTGCGTTTGATTTGTTGCCCATGGCTTCCATGCTCTCTACCGGCGGGCCGATGAAATTGAGCCCGTGTTTCAGGCAGAGCCGGGCGAAATCAGCGTTTTCCGACAGGAATCCGATGCCCGGGTGCAGGGCGTCCGCCTCTTCCATGCGGGCCACACGCAAAACGCTGAGGGCGTTGAGATAACTTTCTCCGGGTGTATTTCCCCCGATACAGACAAGGCGGTCCGACTCCTTGAGCATGGCCGCGGGCAGGGAATCCATGTCCGGATCGGACTGGATCAGAACCACCTGATGATCCCGGCGGTGGGCCTGTTCAATCAGCCGCGCGGCCGTACAACCCCGGGCGTGCAGCAGGACCCTCTGGATGGGGCGGTATACCGGCCGCAGCGGCGCCGGCGGATCCGTCGCGCCGGACTGCGCGTGGGGATGCGTATCACGGAGAATAAGGGACATCACTTCTTCCACGCTTGTATGCGGTATGGGGATATCGGGGTCGATTTCCCGCAGGCGGTCGTCCAGTTGCGGCGCGAAGGCATGGGCCACCAGTCCGGACATGAATCCGGGAACAGTGGAAAGGTAGTTTGACAGGGTTGAACGGGCGGGCAGGTGGGCCGGTACCACGATTTGTCCGGCAAAAGGCATGTTGGTTCCGGAAAAATACCAGGAGTGCACCAGGGGATGGGTAACAAAACTGGCCTGGGCGCCCCCGGTACAATCACCGAAACCGAACATGATGACCGGGAGGTCATGGTCGCGGACAAAACGGGTGATCAAGGCATTGACAACAGCCATGGGGAAGAGGCCTCCGGCGCCTTCCTTGGTCTGCATGCCCCCGGAACTCACGAATCCGATCAACGGGAGCCGGCGCCGGGCGCAATGGGTCAGCAGCCGGCACAGCTTTTCCGTTGCGGCCATGTCAAAGGCGCCGGCCTGGAATTCCGGGTTGGATACCAGTACACCCACCCGGCAGTCCAGGTCCGGCCTGGAAAACCGCGCCAATCCGGTTACCGCGCCGCAGGGGGTGATTCCACTGTTCAGCGCCTTTTCTATGGACGCCCGGAAGCCCGGGAATCTCCGCGGGTCGGCGGTCATGACATTGGCGTCCATTTCCTGGAAATCCGTGAAGAATCGGTCAATCACCTGGCAGGCCGGGATTCGACCCTGTTGCTTGAGTTCCGCCAGGACTTCATGGATCAGTAAATCCTGGTAGGCCACGGACAAACGGTTCCAGAAATCCTTTTTGCGCCCGATGCGCGCGGGATTGATGCGGCCGATATAGGCGTCGGGATGGGTTTCCGCCCGGAAATACTGTGGAAGCAGGCGGCAGAAGATGTCCGTGATGACCACAAAAAGGGTTTCCGATATGCGGGGATAGGCACCGCTTTTCCATTCCTCAAGGGGGGCGAGCAATTGGTGGCGGCGGGGATAAGCCGACAGGCGTCGCAGCCAGGCCAGGATGCGGGCTCGTACTCCCCCGGTCTCTTCCATGGCCGCGAAAAGGTCTGGATCACTGGTCTTGAGTCCGGCCCCGGCCTGTGCAATGGCATTCTCCAACAATTCGGCTACGGTGTTTTGTGGCAGGCTCCAGGTCCGGTGAGCCGCTTTTGCCATCCGCGGCAATTGAACCACGAATTGGTCGTAAACCAGGTCGAACACCAGCAGATCCCGGATTTCCCGAATGAATCCCGGCCGCAGACCGGGGTCCAGCATAACGTCAAGCACGGTGGCCTCTGCCGGGGAGTAAGTTCCCGGGCGGTCCGGCGCAGGACGCAAAAGTGTGGGAAAGGCCTCTTCCAGCAAGCGGCGGTTGCGTTCATGAGGAAACTTCTGGGAATCCTTGTCTCCAGCCATGGGTGGCGCATCCAAATCCGGGTCCGCCAGGATGCGGTTCAACTCAGCCGTTAATGTGCGGCGCAGTTGTTCCCCGGCCCCGGGATCGTCTATGGTCAGGCTGAAAACCTGCCGTGCCTCGAAAGAAATTCGTTGCTTGATTGCTTTCGCGACCGGATCTGTTCCGGAAAGGATGATGGCGGCCAGCCCGGCCGGGTCCGCGAGGGCGTCTTTAGTGAAAAGTCGGCACGTGCGTTGCGGTGATTTCAAGGCATCGAGCAGAAAGCGGAAGTTTGCGGGGGCGTCGGTTTTCCAGCGGTTCAACACAAAGAACCCCAGCAGAAGTTGGAGGTGATCCCGTGACCATTCCAGGTTGGAGTGCGCATCCCCCAGCAGCAAGGTATGCAGCCGTCCCCGCTGGCGGTGCACGTTATCGAACCAATAGTGAAAACTTTTCAGGGCCCGGAGCATGCGATCGTCGTAAGCCACGCGGTCGGGGTCTTGCAGCCAGGCCTGGAAGATGGCCTGCTGCTGCCGCTGAAGCCGCAGGTTCATGTCGACCCCCGGAGGTGATGGAGCGAGTGCCAGGCGTCCGTATTGTTCTTTTGTGGTGGACCGGACCCGGGATCTCAGGTTCAGGTAACGCTGGTAGCGGCATGCGGCTCCGAATACGTTCAAGTGCTCGGTCGGACCCGGAGCGGTATGAAACACGCCGTGTTCC
Protein-coding regions in this window:
- the ftsA gene encoding cell division protein FtsA, whose product is MKDNYLVGIDIGTKKICTIIGQVKADNGQEEMEVIGYGMAETNGVRKGVIVDMQGTVESIRRSVKEAEITAGVEAESAYVNISGSHIQSINAKGSINITGRNREISKDDVDRAVTHGSSIMLPNDKDILHVLTQEFIVDSQEGIKNPIGMIGTNLEVYIHIVTASLTATKNLLICLKKAKMDVIRMVLSHIATAESVLMPDEKELGVALIDIGAGTTDIAVFEKGALSYSATIGVGGDNFTNDLAIGTRTPIDRAEMIKRKYGCGMDPDWKNQNIEIPSVGGKKRRCISVALLTDILKPRAEEIFEMAKEKIDSQGLSNSINAGVVITGGSAQLEGLIEIADDIFAAPVRVGRPFGLGGLIDKVNSPDFATATGLIKYGMLDLKDRGILKQKPEGFFQRVKRQLGF
- a CDS encoding FtsQ-type POTRA domain-containing protein produces the protein MRELSGVGIRGEAEFFRRVNNRTLTRQKRIRTIQVRGLHVVLILMVLGMGAMLAWRAADFLFTWKRLDVQSFHLVNPPHYERERVHQMVKRYRGNILVLDFHDLRRELMQLREVRSVSLTRRLPSTVEVNFELRTPVFQFDRNGQHMIIDRDGVVLEQSREPQSGLITVRHLNESDLPRLTPYLAELETVRDQVEYVGMDSFHRVVIKWRGLPELVYPPARDLLLRLREYTQWKSRLGLHRDIRYVDLRFENRFYFAYRQEA
- a CDS encoding UDP-N-acetylmuramate--L-alanine ligase, with product MIKYSRIKRVHFTGIGGAGMSGIAEVLHNMGFLVSGSDIAEGSAVKRFQRMGIPVAIGHNALNLDDAETLVYSSAIRKDNVELVEARRRRIPVIPRAEMLGELMRLKFSIAVAGTHGKTTTTSMIATILHFAGLDPTYVVGGRLKTEESGAKLGRSDYLIAEADESDGSFLQLFPTVAVINNIEDDHLDHYGDMDHLLTAFTTFGDRVPFYGSIVLNSDCPNCRRIYPQLNKRVRSFGLGESASVRGRVMEESLFRTSFELLLDGESHGEAVINVGGRHNIMNALAASASCLEVGLDTPQILDGLEKFYLPERRFQVLFRSHDFLVVDDYAHHPTEIRATLDTLKKGDYRRIIAVFQPHRYTRLQLLQEGFAAAFAGISQVLVAPPYAAGQKAIPGVSGMTLAQRVDQLSGTSSRFLEDFNAITAYLEKEICCGDAVVFLSAGDLSHLAHDFAARMERFSR
- a CDS encoding imidazolonepropionase, with the translated sequence MTEITLLIRNVRELVNPAHDTVVRGGRLNSLRLSRDVWIGAQGEHIRFVGFETDFKENCRLAPDAVEIDGSDMVAFPGFVDPHTHLPFGGTRQEEFRLKLQGVDYREIARQGGGIKRTVADTRAMTREQLAASVEKRLDRMLLSGTTTCEAKSGYGLDRDTEIKQLEVIDAVNEFHPVELVPTFMGAHEIPEEFVGRNRDFIDFQVREVMPGVRERNLAEFADIFCEEGVFSVDEAAEYLDRAREVGFKLKIHADEFTSNGAAKLAVDKGARSAEHLIAMTPDEISAISASDTACIFLPGVSFFLRMSKYAPARSVISENGIVALGSDFNPGSSMISSQLFIFHLGVFHLGLTIEEALNAVTINAAYAIDRQDSVGSLVPGKKMDVLLADIPDYSYLAYHPGLMPWHTIVKSGEVVVQDYQPLFNR
- the ftsZ gene encoding cell division protein FtsZ; its protein translation is MADQVRITYAKEKAKKGAVLKVVGVGGAGGNAVNRMIAEGLQGVEFVAINTDIQDLSNIKSPAQTLQIGEKITRGLGTGSNAEVGMQAALESTEAIIDLLEGANMVFITAGMGGGTGTGASQVVANHASSMGVLTVAVVTRPFEFEGQSRSEVAEMGIQGLMSSVDAIIVIPNQRLFELEDADVSYKDAYKQVDEILLKAVQGISDIINSPGYQNVDFADVRAAMSEKGMTLMGTGEAKGENRAEEATRKALTSPLLDNVSIDGATGILYNITAASNLTLKEIGLISEIIKGNSAPTAKVKFGIVDDEGMGDVLRVTVIATGFNDESKRNYLRFKAKPTPPPARPRTPIQVPRPEPAIEDEAREPERYVFRKRESSVNLAENIEYINDSSLPSMAPNPEDFEDILDVPVFQRPKVTERK
- the ftsW gene encoding putative lipid II flippase FtsW — its product is MVRRVGIDRILMGVMAMLILIGLIMAYSSTMILAKEKYGDSFYFLKRQLLWLTVGLIVFAVMVMQKRAVYLKPAIVYAFVLLAIVGLTLVFFSGKINGTYRWLHLAGFSLQPSEFAKVAGIMYLALVLGRRNGDVNHLPRLTVILIPFLVMEILILKEPDYGTFFLLALIAVAMLFVAGLKLRYLFVFAAAAMPVAYLLLRLDPEKMQRILAFLNPEKFLSTFNFQAVQSLYAVGSGGIFGQGLGSSTQKLFFLPYAYTDFIFAIIAEEVGLIGCLLVIGLFGLFLKRGLNIARNSGHRQAYLLVTGLTFLLVAQAFVNISVTIGIFPTKGIALPFISIGGSSLISAMLIAGIITNVSRHGKTVFAND